A single genomic interval of Juglans regia cultivar Chandler chromosome 1, Walnut 2.0, whole genome shotgun sequence harbors:
- the LOC109003146 gene encoding uncharacterized protein LOC109003146: MEAEDLATQWERLHLSKEESSFFHANPEQYTEEAARGKYYLVGKALTEKSVNSEGFRVTMSQIWKLDGWVIFKKLGEQCFLIEFQKLVDKERVLRGRPWFFDRHLLTMMEVDEKISIHALHFHFEPFWVQLHNLPLATMTEDFGQQFVGSIGHVIKVEAEVDGRAWARCLRVRVAVDLHKPLLRGKWLKLGEKQHWISFKYERLQNFCFKCGVLSHKGRNCARLRAEQQGDEQA, from the coding sequence ATGGAGGCAGAAGACTTGGCAACACAATGGGAGAGGCTTCATCTCTCAAAAGAAGAAAGTTCTTTTTTCCATGCAAATCCAGAACAATACACCGAGGAAGCTGCACGGGGCAAATACTATCTTGTTGGAAAGGCCCTAACTGAGAAGAGTGTCAATAGTGAGGGTTTTAGGGTCACGATGTCTCAGATATGGAAGTTGGATGGGTGGGTTATTTTCAAGAAGTTGGGAGAGCAATGTTTTCTGATTGAATTCCAAAAGCTGGTAGATAAAGAGAGAGTACTACGTGGACGTCCATGGTTCTTTGATAGACACCTTCTGACCATGATGGAAGTGGATGAAAAAATATCCATCCATGCATTACATTTTCACTTTGAACCCTTTTGGGTGCAGCTGCATAACCTTCCGTTAGCCACCATGACAGAAGACTTTGGTCAGCAATTTGTAGGATCAATTGGTCACGTTATCAAAGTTGAAGCTGAGGTTGATGGACGTGCTTGGGCGAGGTGTCTCAGAGTAAGGGTAGCGGTGGATCTCCATAAACCTTTACTGAGAGGGAAATGGCTGAAGCTAGGTGAAAAACAGCATTGGATTTCCTTTAAATACGAACGtttacaaaacttttgtttCAAGTGTGGGGTGCTATCTCACAAAGGAAGAAACTGTGCACGGCTGAGAGCTGAGCAACAAGGAGATGAACAGGCCTAG